Below is a genomic region from Equus quagga isolate Etosha38 chromosome 17, UCLA_HA_Equagga_1.0, whole genome shotgun sequence.
TCATTCTACCCCAACACCACCATTAAGGCAACAATCAGGTGTTTGAAGTGAATACAAATTGTATAAATTCTGGAGAGAAAGCAGTGTTACAAATATGACTTTCCACTTCTTAAcctgatttcttcattttatttgaggaagCATCATAGCAGAGAAACTAATCTTGGATGTCATTGTCAATTGCCAAGGGCACAAATTcgagaaaggagaaaatctttgttgCTGTTCTTTTGGTTTTGCTTGTTTCCTAATTCCAAAGCATAACATTAAATAGGTAAGAGAAGAGCACAGAGGTTATATGATAAACTGAAAAGTAGGAAAGAACTCAGAATGACAAAAGAGCCATTTCCCTGACCACAAGTAGTAAAGTCTCAACCTGAGATTGGCAGGCAGTATGAGTAGAGTTTAAAGTTAttgaatttttgaaaaggaaTCTTGCGCCCCTTCCTCTGGGGAGCATACCAGAATCAGGTGAGATTGTTGCAAAATCACACAGTTCCCGAAAGAACATTCAGTTAAgtttgaagaagaggaaggatgATAGCTTACCCTGCCAGGGTATAGCCCTGAAGACTGAAAAAGAGCCTCATAGGAAAACCAGAGTTCTAATATGGCAACAAAACAGTAATGTATTAGTTTTATCAGCCTGCCTTAACAAGTACTGCAAAGTAgatggtttaaaacaaaaaagatttattctctcacagttctggagtctaaaGTCTGAAATCCAGTTACTGGCAGGACCACACTCCCTCTGCAGCTCCAGGGAAGTAtccttcctcgcctcttccagcttctgggagACCCAGGCACtgcttggcttgtggcagcatgaatccaacctctgcctctgtcttcacatggccatctcccttctatgtctgtgtccaaacttccttcttcttgtaaggacatcagtcatattggattaatgGCCCACCCTACACCaatatgatctcatcttaactaattacatctgcaatgatctTATTTTCCAATAATGTCATTCTGAGGTACTTGGGGTTAGCCTTCAACATACCTTGTTTGAGGACACAATTCAAGCCATAATGAGTAACAATAGCTAAAGATGTGCATTGGCTAAAATGTTTGATGGAAGCTCACTTAGCCTATACCTACAAACACATTGTAAAGAAAATGGCTAAGAATTATTAATCCTAAGAAAGTATGTTGTTAAGTATCTGAAAATGCTAGTAGAAAGAAGTGGCCTAGAAGTTGGGACAAAAGGGTTTCACAGGCAACTAATGTGACAACTGGAGATTGTGACAAGTCCAAAGACTCATTAGGCAATGTGGCAAAAATGATATAAACTAATATCTATGGCCAGAAGTTTGAGTTTTTACCTCCTTCTGATTTAGACAGATCATCAGATGCAATGCACTCAATACCAGAATAGGCAAGCATCTGAGGAGACTTGATTGTCCTCAAAGCAAAATTTGCCTTAGAAAGTAGTAGATGCAGAGGTGAGATGCCAAGGATCATGTTTATGGAAGCTGTTATAAGAACTCTTGGAGGGAAGATTAGGATTCTGGCTAAGTGCTATTACAAGTGAACCTCCAAAGTATCTTGACTTAATAAGatagaattttattcctttctcaggCAACAATGTGAGTGAGAGGTTTGGGTAAAGCAATTAGACTCTCAATATATGGCTTCCATATATGAGTCTAGGGCAACCACTTCAGTGACATTTTCaagtgggaagggggaggaaaaTGTCCAAATCTAGCACCTTTGACCTTGAGGAGATGACCCTTAGGTCTTATACATAACTTTCTACTGAAAGCTTATTGCCAAAATTTCATAAAAACGTCTTATACTTGGCCTGAAAGGAAGATGGAAACTGTGTTCAATAGCTGAATGGCCAGTGCTTTATTGCcagaagcaaaaatgaaatagTAGACTAAGGAATATCTCCCATAAGGATCCCAGAAAATATGATCTTAGAATGTCAGGTTATAATGTCAGTCTCTGTGAAAGCAGTTGCTCCTTGAGCAGCCCTGCTTTTTGCTCTTGACTTTAACACTTTAGAAGCCAATTTGGGTAgttcaaaattatgaaaatcttTGCTAACATAATTTCCAATTCTATCCAATGGTACCCTTTCTTCCTGCTCAGAATCTAAAGTTATGAAAGAGAACTCTCCTCCCCCTACCACCACCTGCCTCTCTTCAAATCCATTTACAGGATAGTTGCCCACAGTTAATTAGTACATTAGCCTGAGTAACAGTACTCTGCATGAATTAGTCTATCTTGCCAGTGTTTTTACCACAACTGTATGCTACTTCTCAGTCCTCCTTCACATCCTCAAATGTACATTCCCTTTAATTGGATTAGCAGTTACCCAAAAATAAACTCACTCATCAGGAATCACTTCTAATACCCATTTTCCTTTATCCTGGTAAATTAGCAAGAGTAGTCAAGGCTAGACAACGTTGTATTCTACCTGTAGCAAGAATGGAAGGTAGATTAAGTATGCTATAGATGCACCAATCTAGATAAATGGAACAGTAATCTTTTGAGGATTTTCAACCTAGCCCAAAGGGGATAATATTTTGAACTATATTGATCAAATCTGAATGCATGATCAGTATAAGAGCACTCAGTTAAACAGTGCTTCTAACCTTGTAGATACACTCTAGGCACTGAAAGTTTGATTTAAGCTGCTAAGTAAAGAACCAAAGAATGTAGCATTAGTGAGAAGAAATCGGAATCAAACAATAGCTTCAAATCATTTTCAACCAAAGGTTTAGCAGGACAATGTACTATGGCCAAAGGTcttattttaatatcataaaattcatactagttcacttttttattatgaggaggagaggaaagcaaTTTATCAGAGATATTTCACCCTTTTAACATCAAGAAATGTATATCAGGATCCAAACCTAGGAATAGAATTAGGATAATTAAATGGACTATTAAAAGATAAACATTGTTAAATATTGAACAATGCATACTGAGGACAAATCTTGTGATCGTACTGAGAGAATAGTTAAAGATTCtgaatacaatttcattttaaaaaaatccttgtatatttaaatattacagAACACTTTAGGTAAATCAGGGTCCATCAACATCCTGTAGTCCTGGAAAAGAGAtgaattcttattctttttctcaagAAAGTATATATTTCATGTGAAATCTAGGTCAAGGAGCATGTGCATATAGAAAATATTCTAGGACGTCATGTTTGACTCTAAAAAGGGTACCTCAAAATTAACATTTCTTTATCTAAACTTATTTATAAGTTCCTCCTATAACTAGACTTAGCacaattttaaatacattgtgaATAACACTAATATGTCAGTTTCAATAATATGATTACATATGTAGGATAAAGCAAGCTTAGTAATTAGAGTCCGTTCATGGGATACAGCTTCAGGGTATTAGATTGGACCTTTTAGTATTTGTAAGTGTTGGCTTTAGAAAGTCCTTCTTCAGCTAGAATTTTTATGCCTCGATATTTATAATAGGTAGCAGcatcatataaaaatatctattgcaGTTTCACTGCCCCAAGTTTGCTTTGATGATTGCTTTGTTGACAGCCTCTTTCACATCCTTGTTTCTCAAACTGTAGATCATAGGATTCAGCATGGGGATCACTGTGGTATAAAACACAGTCACCATTTTCCCCTGCTCCACAGAATCCTCAGTGGGCCGTCTGAGATACATGAATATCAGAGTCCCATAAAACAGGCTAACAGCTGTCAAGTGGGACCCACAAGTGGAGAAAGCCTTTCTCCTCCCATCAGCAGAGTGCATGCGTAGCACAGCTACTACGATGAGAGTATAGGAGGTGAGGACCACTGAGAGAGAATATGTGAAATTAATTCCAGCAATAACAATCATTGTGTATTCTTTGATGTGGACACCCCCACAGGCAATCTTGATGAGAGGAGGATCTGCACAATAAAAATGGTTGACTTCAAAGTTTCCACAGAAGTACAAGCCATACGTCCACAGTGTGCATATTAGACTCACAGAGAATCCATAGACATAAGGTACAGAGATGAGCCGAACACAGACAGTCCTGGACATTTTACTGCCATAAAGTagaggtttgcagatggccatgtAGCGATCAAAGGCCATCACCGCCAAGATATAGACCTCCACGTGGACAAGGGCAATGAAAAAGTAACACTGCACCAAACACCCAACATAAGAAATGGTTTTTGTCTCTGATAACAAGTTTTCCAGCATTTTGGGGGTGACATTGGAAGACAAGCACGCATCCACAAAAGACAAATGACTCAAGAAAAAGTACATAGGGCTCTGAAGCTTGGGACTGATGCTGATCAAAATGATCATACCAATATTCCCTAAAAGGGTGATCATGTAAACTAGTAGGAACACCACAAAAAAGAGAACTTTAAGTTCCTGACGACTGGTCAACCCCAGAAGAATAAATTCTGTCACATCCGTGAAATTTGGCATTGCCTTCACATAGGCTCAATGTGTATTGCCtaaggacaaataaaaagcatgaatatctttattttattcttgaaacttttttttttgtaccaattacttctctgctttctttctttcttttcattttttaaagattggcacctgagctaacatttgttgccaatcgtcttttttttttcctcttcttctccccaaatctccccagtacattgttatatactctagttgtaggtccttctggctctgctatgtggattgctgcctcagtgtggcttgatgagcagtgttacttctacacccaggatgcgaaccgtaAAACTCTGGATCACCAAAGGGAGtgcatgaacataaccactcggccatggggccagccccttctggAAAATTTTGAGTCACATTTATCCTTATTACaattcatataatttaaaaatcaatgcagATTTTGCACAATGTCCAAGATGAGAATGTATAAGTGTAATGTTTTGTTTAATAAGACTTATAGGTAGTTACAATTAATGTTTATCAGTTTTCTAACAGTAAAATAGCATATTACATTCATTGataacatatattattaaaattagacATTTCTACTTTGCTAAATTATTACAATATGATATCACCACAGGGCTCAATTATGACTAAAGCCAGGCTAGGACTTGTCAGTGGTAATTGGTGTTA
It encodes:
- the LOC124229422 gene encoding olfactory receptor 5M9: MPNFTDVTEFILLGLTSRQELKVLFFVVFLLVYMITLLGNIGMIILISISPKLQSPMYFFLSHLSFVDACLSSNVTPKMLENLLSETKTISYVGCLVQCYFFIALVHVEVYILAVMAFDRYMAICKPLLYGSKMSRTVCVRLISVPYVYGFSVSLICTLWTYGLYFCGNFEVNHFYCADPPLIKIACGGVHIKEYTMIVIAGINFTYSLSVVLTSYTLIVVAVLRMHSADGRRKAFSTCGSHLTAVSLFYGTLIFMYLRRPTEDSVEQGKMVTVFYTTVIPMLNPMIYSLRNKDVKEAVNKAIIKANLGQ